In the Micromonospora narathiwatensis genome, one interval contains:
- a CDS encoding 5-(carboxyamino)imidazole ribonucleotide synthase: MDSRTELPVVGMVGGGQLARMTHQAAIALGQSLRVLALAPDDGAALVAADVQYGDHTDLAALRTFAKGCDVVTFDHEHVPTAHIRTLAGEGVKLFPPAEALLHAQDKRVMRERLGELGAPNPAWRPVEAPADLVAFGAEVGWPVVLKAARGGYDGRGVWLVEDATRAGELATTLLAGGTPLIVEERVALRRELAVQVARSPFGQVAAYPVVETVQRDGICVEVLAPAPGLPEELAVAAQQLAIDLATALGVVGLLAVELFETAAGLVVNELAMRPHNSGHWTIEGARTSQFEQHLRAVLDYPMGDTSLTAPVVVMANVLGGEPGGMPIDERLHHLFAAEPGAKVHLYGKQVRPGRKIGHVTVLGHDLDDVRARAARAVRWLREGRG, encoded by the coding sequence ATGGATTCCCGTACCGAACTGCCTGTCGTCGGCATGGTGGGCGGAGGGCAGCTGGCCCGGATGACCCACCAGGCCGCCATCGCCCTCGGCCAGTCGCTGCGCGTGCTGGCGCTCGCCCCGGACGACGGCGCGGCCCTGGTCGCCGCCGACGTCCAGTACGGCGACCACACCGACCTCGCCGCCCTGCGCACCTTCGCCAAGGGCTGTGACGTGGTCACCTTCGACCACGAGCACGTGCCCACCGCGCACATCCGCACCCTGGCCGGCGAGGGCGTGAAGCTCTTCCCGCCGGCCGAGGCGCTGCTGCACGCGCAGGACAAGCGGGTGATGCGCGAGCGGCTCGGCGAGCTGGGTGCGCCGAACCCGGCCTGGCGTCCGGTCGAGGCGCCCGCCGACCTGGTCGCCTTCGGCGCGGAGGTCGGCTGGCCCGTGGTGCTGAAGGCGGCCCGGGGCGGCTACGACGGTCGGGGCGTCTGGCTGGTGGAGGACGCCACCCGGGCCGGCGAACTGGCCACGACCCTGCTCGCCGGGGGCACTCCGCTGATCGTGGAGGAGCGGGTCGCGCTGCGCCGGGAGCTGGCCGTGCAGGTGGCCCGCTCGCCGTTCGGGCAGGTCGCCGCGTACCCGGTGGTGGAGACGGTGCAGCGGGACGGCATCTGCGTTGAGGTGCTCGCGCCGGCGCCGGGCCTGCCGGAGGAGCTGGCGGTCGCCGCCCAGCAGCTCGCCATCGACCTGGCCACCGCGCTCGGCGTGGTCGGCCTGCTCGCCGTGGAACTCTTCGAGACGGCCGCCGGCCTGGTCGTCAACGAGCTGGCCATGCGACCGCACAACTCCGGGCACTGGACCATCGAGGGCGCCCGTACCTCCCAGTTCGAGCAGCACCTGCGGGCGGTGCTCGACTACCCGATGGGCGACACCTCGCTCACCGCGCCGGTCGTCGTGATGGCCAACGTGTTGGGCGGGGAGCCGGGCGGGATGCCCATCGACGAGCGGCTGCACCACCTGTTCGCCGCCGAGCCGGGGGCCAAGGTCCACCTGTACGGCAAGCAGGTGCGCCCCGGCCGCAAGATCGGGCACGTCACGGTGCTCGGACACGACCTGGACGACGTACGGGCCAGGGCGGCGCGCGCCGTCCGCTGGCTGCGGGAGGGACGCGGGTGA
- the purE gene encoding 5-(carboxyamino)imidazole ribonucleotide mutase — translation MSTVGLIMGSDSDWPTMRAAGEALDEFGVAYEVGVVSAHRTPGKMIEYGRSAADRGLKVIIAGAGGAAHLPGMVASVTPLPVIGVPVPLKHLDGMDSLLSIVQMPAGVPVATVSIGNARNAGLLAVRILAASDAVLRQRMADFQQSLETLVAEKEAALRATLS, via the coding sequence GTGAGCACCGTCGGGCTGATCATGGGCAGCGACTCGGACTGGCCGACCATGCGGGCAGCCGGCGAGGCGCTCGACGAGTTCGGGGTGGCGTACGAGGTCGGCGTGGTGTCGGCGCACCGCACCCCGGGCAAGATGATCGAGTACGGACGGTCCGCCGCCGACCGGGGGCTCAAGGTGATCATCGCCGGCGCGGGCGGGGCGGCTCACCTGCCCGGCATGGTCGCCTCGGTCACCCCACTCCCGGTGATCGGCGTGCCGGTGCCGCTCAAGCACCTGGACGGGATGGACTCGCTGCTCTCCATCGTGCAGATGCCGGCCGGTGTGCCGGTGGCCACCGTGTCGATCGGCAACGCCCGCAACGCCGGCCTGCTCGCCGTCCGGATCCTGGCCGCCTCGGACGCGGTCCTGCGGCAGCGGATGGCCGACTTCCAGCAGAGCCTGGAGACCCTGGTGGCCGAGAAGGAAGCCGCCCTCCGCGCCACCCTCTCCTGA
- a CDS encoding putative bifunctional diguanylate cyclase/phosphodiesterase, protein MGLRGTPTGVLLLTFAVAVTALVAAVLGLTVTASLPPDDPLPAPARFGIAVATFAVAQLARLRFRTASGMVSITWGEAALIVCLYLVPAGWLPGAALLGVGAAWAAMSLLADRQPVLELVRITGSLTAATALAVAVASALGRPMLAAPTPELALALIAGSVTYLLTTAWLGGASLALRHGIPIGPPLLAAIRGKLLMFVGNVAVGLVVVTLLELDIRWLLLLPPPLWLLQQTYRHRLRADQERRTWRAFAEATAALNQLDERGVATAAVTGALTLFGAELVEVDVARGDGRWRRYRGDTGGQVRDREVKSPARTESGEQELVRPLTVGSTEVGQLRVHFPRSAPPTARERDGVAAFGDALAAALHDAATHRELRLVTARSSYEAVHDQLTGLLNRAAMLSKGDQALRQLAHDHPVALLLLDINQFKEVNDTLGHAAGDQLLRLTGNRLAALIRPGDLLGRLGGDEFALLLTAVPVVEDRAAPLAYALRQAREIAERLAAPTEVAGVRMSVEVAVGVVVADAGTADLTELLRRADIAMYQAKEGGGSVAAYDSSRDAASTDHLALLAELREALAADDQLVLALQPAVDLATGAPTGVEALIRWRHPRRGWLGPADFIRPVENSEQLGSFTRYVLDKALGVAAGWAREGLDLPISVNLSARSLLDPRLPAEIGEALRRHQVPPHRLVLEITETVVMSELEVIDEVLATLRSMGVQLAVDDFGTGFSSLTFLTRIAVDELKVDRSFVIRMADSPEAAAIVRTTVGLAHELGLRVVAEGVETAEQRTALAELGCTAAQGYHFFKPMPADKIGAVLGSLLDSAPGNVFPLRADGAS, encoded by the coding sequence CTGGGCCTGCGTGGCACGCCGACCGGGGTACTTCTGCTGACCTTCGCCGTCGCGGTCACCGCGCTGGTGGCCGCCGTGCTCGGCCTCACCGTCACGGCGTCCCTCCCGCCGGACGACCCGCTGCCGGCGCCCGCCCGCTTCGGCATCGCGGTCGCCACGTTCGCCGTGGCCCAGCTCGCCCGGCTGCGTTTCCGGACCGCGTCCGGGATGGTCAGCATCACCTGGGGCGAGGCCGCTCTCATCGTCTGCCTCTATCTCGTACCGGCCGGCTGGCTGCCGGGCGCGGCCCTGCTCGGCGTCGGGGCCGCCTGGGCCGCGATGTCCCTGCTCGCCGACCGGCAGCCCGTGCTGGAACTGGTCCGGATCACCGGTTCGCTGACCGCCGCCACCGCGCTTGCCGTTGCGGTCGCCAGCGCGCTCGGCCGGCCGATGCTCGCCGCGCCGACCCCCGAACTCGCCCTCGCGCTGATCGCGGGCTCGGTGACCTACCTGCTCACCACCGCCTGGCTCGGCGGTGCCAGCCTCGCCCTGCGGCACGGGATCCCGATCGGGCCGCCGCTGCTCGCCGCGATCCGCGGCAAGCTGCTCATGTTCGTCGGCAACGTGGCCGTCGGCCTGGTGGTGGTCACGCTGCTGGAGCTCGACATCCGCTGGCTGCTGCTCCTCCCGCCGCCGCTGTGGCTGCTCCAACAGACCTACCGGCACCGGCTCCGGGCCGACCAGGAACGGCGCACCTGGCGGGCGTTCGCCGAGGCCACCGCCGCGCTCAACCAGCTCGACGAGCGGGGTGTGGCGACCGCCGCGGTGACCGGGGCGCTCACCCTCTTCGGCGCCGAACTGGTCGAGGTGGACGTCGCCCGGGGCGACGGCCGGTGGCGGCGCTACCGGGGCGACACCGGCGGCCAGGTACGCGACCGCGAGGTGAAGTCGCCGGCGCGTACCGAGTCGGGTGAGCAGGAGCTGGTCCGGCCGTTGACCGTCGGCAGCACGGAGGTGGGCCAGCTGCGGGTCCACTTTCCCCGGTCCGCCCCGCCGACCGCCCGGGAACGGGACGGCGTCGCCGCCTTCGGCGACGCCCTGGCCGCCGCCCTGCACGACGCCGCGACCCACCGGGAGTTGCGGCTGGTCACCGCCCGTTCGTCGTACGAGGCGGTGCACGACCAGCTCACCGGGCTGCTCAACCGGGCCGCCATGCTCAGCAAGGGTGACCAGGCGCTGCGGCAGCTCGCCCACGACCACCCGGTGGCGCTGCTGCTGCTCGACATCAACCAGTTCAAAGAGGTCAACGACACGCTGGGGCACGCGGCCGGCGACCAGCTGCTGCGGCTGACCGGGAACCGGCTGGCCGCCCTGATCCGTCCGGGCGACCTGCTCGGGCGGCTCGGCGGCGACGAGTTCGCCCTGCTGCTGACCGCGGTCCCGGTGGTCGAGGACCGGGCCGCCCCCCTGGCGTACGCGCTGCGCCAGGCCCGGGAGATCGCCGAGCGGCTCGCCGCACCGACGGAGGTGGCGGGCGTACGGATGTCCGTCGAGGTGGCGGTCGGGGTGGTGGTCGCCGACGCGGGCACCGCCGACCTGACCGAGCTGCTGCGCCGGGCCGACATCGCCATGTACCAGGCCAAGGAGGGCGGCGGCAGCGTCGCCGCGTACGACAGCTCCCGGGACGCGGCGAGCACCGACCACCTGGCGTTGCTCGCGGAGCTGCGGGAGGCCCTGGCGGCCGACGACCAGCTGGTCCTGGCGTTGCAGCCGGCGGTCGACCTGGCCACCGGCGCCCCGACCGGGGTGGAGGCGCTGATCCGCTGGCGGCACCCGCGGCGGGGCTGGCTCGGGCCGGCCGACTTCATCCGTCCCGTGGAGAACAGCGAGCAGCTCGGCAGCTTCACCCGGTATGTGCTGGACAAGGCGCTCGGCGTGGCGGCCGGGTGGGCCCGCGAGGGGTTGGACCTGCCGATCTCGGTGAACCTGTCGGCGCGCAGCCTGCTCGACCCGCGGCTGCCGGCGGAGATCGGTGAGGCGTTGCGCCGGCACCAGGTGCCGCCGCACCGGCTGGTCCTGGAGATCACCGAGACGGTGGTGATGAGCGAGCTGGAGGTCATCGACGAGGTGCTCGCCACCCTGCGGTCGATGGGGGTGCAGCTCGCCGTCGACGACTTCGGGACCGGCTTCTCGTCGTTGACCTTCCTGACCCGGATCGCCGTCGACGAGCTGAAGGTCGACCGCTCCTTCGTGATCCGGATGGCCGACTCGCCGGAGGCGGCGGCGATCGTCCGGACCACCGTCGGGCTCGCCCACGAGTTGGGCCTGCGGGTGGTGGCCGAGGGGGTGGAGACCGCCGAGCAGCGGACCGCCCTGGCCGAGCTGGGCTGCACCGCCGCCCAGGGTTACCACTTCTTCAAGCCGATGCCGGCGGACAAGATCGGGGCGGTGCTGGGGTCGCTGTTGGACAGCGCCCCCGGCAACGTGTTCCCGCTGCGCGCCGACGGCGCCTCCTGA
- a CDS encoding DUF4307 domain-containing protein, with amino-acid sequence MSETHATIAPGTPVFPPGRYGRRREPGRRRPVLRALLVAVLLAAMGLVAARLYTQYGDPDYQADVITYTGITDSRVVVDFRVTLPPGGSATCLLRARAHDGAEVGHAEVAVTTRPGERHVTVRHEVPTTARPFIGEVLRCRPAD; translated from the coding sequence GTGAGCGAGACGCACGCCACAATCGCACCGGGTACGCCGGTCTTCCCACCCGGCCGCTACGGCCGACGCCGGGAGCCGGGGCGCCGTCGCCCTGTCCTGCGGGCGCTCCTGGTGGCCGTCCTGCTGGCGGCCATGGGTCTGGTCGCCGCCAGGCTCTACACCCAGTACGGCGACCCCGACTACCAGGCCGACGTGATCACCTACACCGGGATCACCGACTCCCGGGTGGTGGTCGACTTCCGGGTCACCCTGCCGCCGGGCGGCTCGGCGACCTGCCTGCTGCGCGCCCGCGCCCACGACGGCGCGGAGGTGGGCCACGCCGAGGTCGCGGTGACCACCCGGCCCGGCGAGCGGCACGTGACCGTCCGGCACGAGGTGCCCACGACCGCCCGCCCGTTCATCGGCGAGGTGCTGCGCTGCCGGCCGGCCGACTGA
- the greA gene encoding transcription elongation factor GreA — protein sequence MSTNDNEAPATWLSQDAHDRLQAELDELIANRPVIAAEINARREEGDLRENGGYHAAREEQGKAEGRILYLKELLRTAKVGEAPTADAVSPGMVVTIYFDDDPDDTDTFLLGSREIASTTDLTVYSPESALGKAILGGKAGQHCTYTAPSGADIKVTIVKFEPFSG from the coding sequence GTGTCCACCAATGACAACGAGGCGCCCGCCACCTGGCTGTCCCAGGACGCGCACGACCGTCTGCAGGCCGAGCTCGACGAGCTGATCGCCAACCGTCCAGTCATCGCCGCCGAGATCAACGCCCGGCGCGAGGAGGGCGACCTGCGGGAGAACGGCGGTTACCACGCCGCCCGCGAGGAGCAGGGCAAGGCGGAGGGCCGCATCCTCTACCTGAAGGAACTGCTCCGCACGGCCAAGGTCGGCGAGGCGCCGACGGCCGACGCGGTGTCGCCCGGCATGGTCGTCACGATCTACTTCGACGACGACCCCGACGACACCGACACCTTCCTGCTCGGCTCTCGGGAGATCGCCTCCACCACCGACCTGACCGTCTACAGCCCCGAGTCCGCGCTCGGCAAGGCGATCCTCGGCGGCAAGGCGGGCCAGCACTGCACCTACACGGCGCCCAGCGGCGCCGACATCAAGGTGACCATCGTCAAGTTCGAGCCGTTCTCCGGCTGA
- the mca gene encoding mycothiol conjugate amidase Mca has protein sequence MAEQLRLMAVHAHPDDESSKGAATTAKYVAEGVDVLVVTCTGGERGSVLNPKMDRPDVWANMADIRRAEMDAARAILGIEQAWLGFVDSGLPEGDPLPPLPEGCFALQDVAGAAVPLVRLMRQFRPHVVTTYDEEGGYPHPDHIMTHKVTVAAFEAAGDPARHPELGEPWQPLKLYYDVGFSKGKIMALHEAMLAADLESPYQDWLKRWDDRPDKGPRITTRVECADYFPVRDDALRAHATQIDPDGFWFHVPMELQKRAWPTEDYQLARSLVDSPLPESDLFAGVRETCHAR, from the coding sequence GTGGCAGAGCAACTGCGTCTCATGGCCGTGCACGCCCATCCCGACGACGAGTCGAGCAAGGGCGCCGCGACCACGGCGAAATATGTCGCCGAGGGGGTGGATGTCCTGGTGGTGACTTGCACCGGCGGCGAGCGCGGCAGCGTGCTCAACCCGAAGATGGACCGCCCGGACGTCTGGGCCAACATGGCCGACATCCGCCGTGCCGAGATGGACGCGGCCCGCGCGATCCTCGGCATCGAGCAGGCCTGGCTCGGCTTCGTCGACTCCGGGCTGCCCGAGGGCGACCCGCTGCCGCCGCTGCCGGAGGGCTGCTTCGCCCTCCAGGACGTGGCCGGCGCCGCCGTCCCGCTGGTGCGGCTGATGCGGCAGTTCCGCCCGCACGTCGTCACCACCTACGACGAGGAGGGCGGCTACCCGCACCCGGACCACATCATGACCCACAAGGTGACCGTCGCCGCCTTCGAGGCCGCCGGCGACCCGGCGCGTCACCCGGAGCTGGGCGAGCCGTGGCAGCCGCTGAAGCTCTACTACGACGTCGGCTTCTCCAAGGGCAAGATCATGGCCCTGCACGAGGCCATGCTCGCCGCCGACCTCGAGTCGCCGTACCAGGACTGGCTCAAGCGCTGGGACGACCGTCCCGACAAAGGCCCGCGGATCACCACCCGGGTCGAGTGCGCGGACTACTTCCCGGTCCGCGACGACGCCCTGCGCGCCCACGCCACCCAGATCGACCCGGACGGCTTCTGGTTCCACGTGCCGATGGAGTTGCAGAAGCGCGCGTGGCCGACCGAGGATTACCAACTCGCCCGGTCGCTGGTGGACAGCCCGCTGCCGGAGTCCGACCTCTTCGCCGGGGTCCGCGAGACGTGCCATGCCCGCTGA
- a CDS encoding thioredoxin domain-containing protein — translation MNRLANATSPYLLQHADNPVDWWPWCEEAFAEAKRRDVPVIISVGYAACHWCHVMAHESFENEAVARMMNEDFVPIKVDREERPDVDAVYMTATQAMTGQGGWPMTVFAAPDGTPFFCGTYFPRPNFIRLLGSVATAWRDQREAVLRQGAAVVEAIGGAQAVGGRSTPLTAELLDAAADQLSGEYDEANGGFGGAPKFPPHMNLLFLLRHHQRTGSTRSLEIVRHTGEAMARGGIYDQLAGGFARYSVDGHWTVPHFEKMLYDNALLLRVYAQLWRLTGDPLARRVARDVARFLADELHRSGEGFASALDADTQGVEGLTYVWTPAQLVEVLGEEDGRWAADLFAVTEQGTFEHGTSVLKLARDVDDADPEIRARWQDVVARLLAARDARPQPPRDDKVVAAWNGLAITAIAEFQQVAALYANPDDEDANLMEGVSIVSDGAMRDAAEHLATVHVVDGRLRRVSRDGVVGEPAGVLEDYGCVAEAFCAMHQVTGEGRWLALAGQLLDVALARFAAPDGGFYDTADDAERLVTRPADPTDNATPSGRSAIVAALVAYAALSGETRYREAAEAALSTVAPIVGRHARFTGYAATVGEALLSGPYEIAVVTDDPTGDPLVAAAHRHAPPGAVVVAGRADQPGVPLLAGRPALDGRSTAYVCRGFVCDRPVTSVDDLAARLGG, via the coding sequence GTGAACCGACTCGCCAACGCCACGTCGCCCTATCTGCTTCAGCACGCCGACAACCCGGTCGACTGGTGGCCCTGGTGCGAGGAGGCGTTCGCCGAGGCGAAACGGCGCGACGTCCCGGTGATCATCTCGGTCGGGTACGCGGCCTGCCACTGGTGTCACGTGATGGCGCACGAGTCGTTCGAGAACGAGGCCGTCGCCCGGATGATGAACGAGGACTTCGTCCCGATCAAGGTGGACCGGGAGGAACGGCCCGACGTCGACGCCGTCTACATGACCGCCACCCAGGCGATGACCGGCCAGGGCGGCTGGCCGATGACCGTCTTCGCCGCCCCGGACGGCACCCCCTTCTTCTGCGGCACGTACTTCCCGCGGCCGAACTTCATCCGCCTGCTCGGCTCCGTCGCCACCGCCTGGCGGGACCAGCGGGAGGCGGTGCTGCGTCAGGGCGCCGCCGTGGTCGAGGCGATCGGCGGCGCCCAGGCCGTGGGCGGCCGGAGCACCCCGCTCACCGCCGAACTGCTGGACGCCGCCGCGGATCAGCTCTCCGGGGAGTACGACGAGGCCAACGGCGGCTTCGGCGGGGCGCCGAAGTTCCCGCCGCACATGAACCTGCTCTTCCTGCTCCGGCACCACCAGCGCACCGGCTCGACCCGGAGCCTGGAGATCGTCCGGCACACCGGTGAGGCGATGGCCCGGGGCGGCATCTACGACCAGCTCGCCGGCGGGTTCGCCCGCTATTCGGTGGACGGCCACTGGACCGTGCCGCACTTCGAGAAGATGCTCTACGACAACGCGCTGCTGCTGCGGGTCTACGCCCAGCTCTGGCGGCTCACCGGCGACCCGCTGGCCCGCCGGGTGGCCCGGGACGTCGCCCGGTTCCTCGCCGACGAACTGCACCGGTCCGGCGAGGGCTTCGCGTCCGCGCTGGACGCGGACACCCAGGGCGTCGAGGGCCTCACCTACGTCTGGACCCCGGCCCAGCTGGTCGAGGTGCTGGGGGAGGAGGACGGCCGCTGGGCCGCCGACCTGTTCGCGGTGACCGAGCAGGGCACCTTTGAGCACGGCACGAGTGTGCTCAAGCTGGCCCGGGACGTGGACGATGCGGACCCGGAGATCCGGGCCCGTTGGCAGGACGTGGTGGCGCGGCTGCTCGCCGCCCGGGACGCCCGCCCGCAGCCGCCCCGCGACGACAAGGTGGTGGCCGCCTGGAACGGGCTGGCGATCACCGCGATCGCCGAGTTCCAGCAGGTCGCCGCGCTCTACGCGAACCCGGACGACGAGGACGCGAACCTGATGGAGGGCGTCAGCATCGTGTCCGACGGCGCGATGCGCGACGCCGCCGAGCACCTGGCGACCGTGCACGTCGTGGACGGGCGGCTGCGCCGGGTCTCCCGGGACGGGGTGGTCGGCGAGCCGGCCGGCGTGCTGGAGGACTACGGTTGCGTGGCCGAGGCGTTCTGCGCGATGCACCAGGTCACCGGCGAGGGGCGTTGGCTGGCGCTGGCCGGTCAGCTCCTGGACGTGGCGCTGGCCCGGTTCGCCGCCCCGGACGGCGGCTTCTACGACACCGCCGACGACGCCGAACGGCTGGTCACCCGGCCGGCCGACCCGACCGACAACGCCACCCCGTCCGGCCGGTCGGCGATCGTCGCGGCGCTGGTCGCGTACGCGGCGTTGAGCGGTGAGACGCGGTACCGGGAGGCCGCCGAGGCCGCCCTGTCCACGGTCGCGCCGATCGTGGGGCGGCACGCCCGGTTCACCGGGTACGCGGCCACGGTCGGCGAGGCGCTGCTCTCCGGCCCGTACGAGATCGCGGTGGTGACCGACGACCCGACGGGCGACCCGCTGGTGGCGGCCGCCCACCGGCACGCCCCGCCCGGCGCGGTGGTGGTGGCGGGCCGCGCCGACCAGCCGGGCGTCCCGCTGCTGGCCGGGCGGCCGGCGCTGGACGGGCGCTCCACCGCGTATGTCTGCCGGGGGTTCGTCTGCGATCGGCCGGTCACCTCGGTCGACGACCTGGCCGCCCGGCTCGGCGGCTGA